One genomic segment of Chitinophaga sancti includes these proteins:
- a CDS encoding vWA domain-containing protein: protein MLKYLFLLLAGLITLNTQAQRTLTGIITDTDNHQPLPSVSVLIKGTSMGTITNANGEFHLKAPAGNLTLVISFIGYQTKEVLVTGNQSKISASLAPDNKQLSEVVVTGYGIRKDMRSMGCSYSTVNSEELETYAPIHDNRFLAVNLHPLSTFAADVDRAAYSNVRRFLNDGELPPADAVRVEEMINYFDYQYKPPTGNDPVAIYTDMTECPWEPTHQLVRIGLKAMEVSNEKLPPANLVFLIDVSGSMSAENKLPLVIKSLKVLTRQLRPIDHVAIVVYAGAAGVVLPSTPGSEKMAIMDALDKLEAGGSTAGGAGIQLAYNTAAANYLEDGNNRVIIATDGDFNVGVSSESDLEKLVSAKKEKGIFLSVLGFGMGNLKDNKLEILADKGNGNYAYIDTYEEARRTLVTEFGGTLFTIAKDVKLQVEFNPHFIESYRLIGYENRMLAAEDFKDDKKDAGEMGAGHTVTALYEVVPSKDDDATYPLKYYQMNPSNAYYNEEALTVNVRYKKPKSNSSKVFTQTMRWNSQKVTRIPDDFKMATAVAAFGMLLRNSEFKGKATYEQVLTLAESAKGADKEGYRAEFIQLVKKAQLLNNGTPAYSNVMADDDNQ, encoded by the coding sequence ATGCTAAAGTACCTATTCCTGTTGCTGGCAGGGCTGATTACCCTTAATACACAGGCCCAGCGAACACTGACTGGTATTATCACTGATACAGACAACCACCAGCCATTACCCAGCGTTTCTGTACTGATAAAAGGTACCAGTATGGGCACCATTACGAATGCAAATGGTGAATTCCACCTCAAGGCACCGGCAGGGAACCTTACTTTAGTGATCAGTTTTATAGGTTATCAAACAAAGGAAGTCCTCGTTACTGGCAACCAATCAAAGATTTCTGCTTCTCTGGCGCCTGATAATAAACAGTTGAGTGAGGTAGTAGTAACCGGTTATGGTATCAGAAAAGATATGAGGTCTATGGGCTGCAGCTACTCTACCGTCAATAGTGAAGAGCTGGAAACCTACGCTCCTATTCACGACAACCGTTTCCTGGCGGTGAACCTGCACCCCCTCAGCACTTTCGCTGCCGATGTAGACAGGGCCGCCTACTCCAATGTACGTCGTTTCCTGAATGATGGAGAACTCCCTCCTGCCGATGCTGTAAGGGTGGAAGAAATGATCAATTATTTTGACTATCAATACAAACCTCCTACCGGCAATGACCCGGTAGCTATCTATACCGATATGACCGAATGCCCCTGGGAGCCTACTCACCAGCTGGTGAGAATCGGCCTGAAAGCAATGGAAGTATCTAATGAAAAATTACCCCCGGCTAACCTCGTTTTCCTCATCGACGTATCAGGGTCTATGAGTGCAGAAAACAAGCTGCCACTGGTGATCAAATCACTGAAAGTACTTACCCGGCAATTACGTCCTATCGACCATGTAGCCATCGTGGTGTATGCAGGTGCTGCAGGTGTGGTATTGCCATCCACCCCGGGTAGTGAAAAGATGGCGATCATGGATGCGCTGGATAAACTGGAAGCTGGTGGTTCCACAGCTGGTGGGGCAGGCATTCAACTGGCCTATAATACTGCCGCTGCCAACTATCTTGAAGATGGCAACAACCGGGTAATTATCGCAACTGACGGTGATTTTAATGTAGGTGTTTCCAGCGAAAGCGACCTGGAAAAGCTCGTTTCTGCCAAAAAAGAAAAGGGCATTTTCCTCTCCGTTCTTGGATTTGGAATGGGTAATCTCAAAGACAATAAACTGGAAATCCTGGCTGACAAGGGAAATGGTAACTATGCCTACATCGATACTTACGAAGAAGCCCGTCGCACGCTGGTGACAGAGTTTGGCGGCACTCTTTTTACCATAGCCAAAGATGTGAAACTGCAGGTAGAATTTAACCCTCATTTTATTGAATCTTATCGCCTGATCGGTTATGAAAACAGGATGCTGGCAGCAGAAGATTTTAAGGATGATAAAAAGGATGCGGGTGAAATGGGGGCAGGTCACACTGTTACTGCGCTTTACGAAGTGGTGCCTTCCAAAGACGACGATGCTACCTATCCATTGAAGTATTACCAGATGAATCCATCCAATGCTTATTACAACGAAGAAGCGCTGACAGTGAATGTTCGTTATAAAAAGCCAAAATCCAACAGTAGTAAGGTTTTTACACAAACCATGCGCTGGAATTCGCAAAAGGTAACCCGGATACCAGACGACTTCAAAATGGCTACTGCTGTTGCAGCATTTGGTATGCTGCTCAGGAACTCAGAATTTAAGGGGAAAGCCACTTATGAACAGGTGCTAACCCTTGCTGAAAGCGCCAAAGGAGCAGATAAGGAAGGCTATCGGGCAGAATTTATTCAGCTGGTTAAAAAAGCGCAATTATTGAACAACGGAACCCCTGCTTATTCCAATGTGATGGCAGATGACGACAATCAGTAG
- a CDS encoding anhydro-N-acetylmuramic acid kinase, which produces MVYNVIGVTSGSSLDGLDLVFVALTEVRGKWTYEIRAAERKAYTEDWKEKLSGAANLPARDYFLLHSEYGHYIGHAVKDFIATHGFDHQVHFITTHGHTVFHMPSQKMTAQLGDGAAITAVTGLSVISDLRAMDIALGGKGAPLLPVAEQLLFPNVAYRVNLGENATVSAQKEGELVAFDVCPCNYVLDSLAESLGRVYDENGQLAAGGVTDPKLLDALNELAYYAQPYPKTLTNKFGTGTVLPMLQGHQLSTQGKLNTYTKHIAIQIANAVKLIGGVEGEVGEVLLTGGGAHNSFLVESIKESGLKVTQPDAQTLTFRTALMIALLGALRWRQETNAFASVTGADHDSVGGALWSN; this is translated from the coding sequence ATGGTATACAATGTAATAGGAGTCACTTCAGGGAGCTCACTGGATGGGCTGGACCTGGTGTTTGTAGCTTTGACAGAGGTAAGGGGTAAGTGGACGTACGAGATCAGGGCTGCTGAGCGTAAAGCATATACAGAAGACTGGAAGGAAAAACTGTCAGGTGCAGCGAACCTGCCTGCAAGAGATTATTTTTTGCTACACAGTGAATATGGACATTATATCGGGCATGCGGTAAAGGATTTTATTGCTACCCATGGTTTTGATCACCAGGTACATTTTATTACGACCCATGGACATACTGTGTTCCATATGCCATCGCAAAAGATGACGGCACAGTTGGGAGATGGGGCGGCGATTACTGCGGTAACAGGGTTGTCTGTGATCAGTGATCTGCGGGCCATGGATATTGCCTTAGGTGGTAAGGGTGCGCCTTTATTGCCGGTGGCGGAGCAGTTGCTGTTCCCGAATGTAGCTTATAGGGTGAATCTGGGTGAGAATGCGACTGTTTCTGCACAGAAAGAGGGAGAGTTGGTAGCGTTTGATGTGTGTCCCTGCAATTATGTGTTGGATAGTCTGGCAGAGTCATTGGGTCGTGTATATGATGAAAATGGTCAATTGGCTGCTGGTGGGGTAACAGATCCGAAATTGCTGGATGCGCTGAATGAGTTGGCATATTATGCACAGCCTTATCCAAAAACGCTGACGAATAAATTCGGTACCGGTACGGTGTTACCAATGTTGCAGGGGCATCAGCTGTCTACCCAGGGAAAGCTGAATACATACACAAAACATATTGCTATACAGATTGCAAATGCAGTAAAATTGATTGGTGGGGTAGAAGGCGAAGTGGGTGAAGTATTACTCACCGGCGGTGGTGCGCATAACAGCTTTCTCGTAGAATCAATAAAAGAATCAGGGCTTAAGGTTACTCAACCAGATGCACAGACACTAACATTCCGTACCGCTTTAATGATTGCATTATTAGGCGCATTGCGTTGGAGACAGGAAACAAATGCATTCGCTTCCGTAACGGGTGCAGACCACGACAGTGTAGGCGGTGCACTTTGGAGCAACTAA
- the ade gene encoding adenine deaminase — MAQNFQISGNIIDISAQRIYPGTITVTDGKITGISEDHGTYQQYILPGFVDAHVHVESSMLTPSEFARLAVVHGTIATVSDPHEIANVCGVEGVKYMLDNGKTVPFKFCFGAPSCVPATVFETAGATVTVSDVEALLALPEVLYLTEMMNFPGVLHNDPDVMAKIAAAKKVNKPVDGHAPGLRGDAAKQYIDAGISTDHECFTAEEALDKLKYGMKILIREGSAARNFDALVGLLHAHADNMMFCSDDKHPDNLVEGHINVLVRRALAYGVDLFKVLRAACINPVEHYKIPAGLLRVGDAADFIVTNEITEFNIQATYVNGEKVAEGGKTLITAPVAPVINNFDCKPVSVDDLRIVADGSTATVKVIEALDGQLITNTLIEELPVVDGALHSNVESDVLKLVVVNRYHAAPVALAFIKRFGFKRGAIASSVAHDSHNIIAVGVDDESIVKAINAVIASQGGVSVVDGGEARVLPLPVAGLMSNLDGYEVAEQYSQLDKAAKGLGSELGAPFMTLSFMALLVIPHLKLSDKGLFDGDSFSFTSLIENK, encoded by the coding sequence ATGGCACAAAACTTCCAGATATCTGGCAATATCATAGACATTTCTGCACAACGTATATATCCGGGTACCATCACTGTAACGGATGGAAAGATCACTGGTATCAGTGAGGATCACGGTACGTATCAGCAATATATTTTACCAGGGTTTGTAGATGCACATGTGCATGTGGAAAGCTCTATGCTCACGCCTTCGGAATTTGCGAGACTGGCGGTGGTACATGGTACGATTGCGACAGTATCTGATCCGCATGAGATTGCGAATGTATGTGGTGTTGAAGGGGTGAAATATATGCTGGATAACGGGAAAACAGTGCCTTTCAAATTCTGTTTTGGTGCGCCTTCCTGTGTGCCTGCTACTGTATTTGAAACTGCGGGTGCTACGGTAACGGTGAGCGATGTGGAAGCATTGCTTGCATTGCCTGAAGTATTATATCTCACAGAGATGATGAACTTCCCGGGTGTGTTGCACAATGATCCGGATGTGATGGCAAAGATTGCGGCGGCAAAGAAAGTGAATAAGCCTGTAGATGGCCATGCACCGGGGCTGAGAGGCGATGCAGCGAAGCAGTATATTGATGCGGGAATCAGTACGGATCATGAGTGTTTTACTGCCGAAGAAGCGTTGGATAAATTGAAGTATGGGATGAAGATCCTTATCAGGGAAGGAAGTGCCGCGAGGAATTTTGATGCACTGGTAGGATTGCTGCATGCTCATGCAGATAACATGATGTTTTGTAGTGATGATAAGCATCCGGATAATTTAGTAGAAGGACATATCAATGTGTTGGTGCGAAGAGCATTGGCGTATGGTGTGGACCTGTTTAAAGTATTGCGGGCGGCGTGTATTAACCCGGTGGAGCATTACAAGATTCCTGCTGGGTTGCTGAGAGTAGGTGATGCAGCGGATTTTATTGTAACGAATGAGATTACGGAGTTCAATATACAGGCGACTTATGTGAATGGCGAGAAAGTAGCGGAGGGTGGAAAGACGCTGATCACGGCACCGGTGGCGCCGGTGATTAATAACTTTGATTGTAAGCCGGTATCGGTTGATGATTTACGTATAGTGGCAGACGGTAGTACTGCTACGGTGAAGGTGATTGAGGCGCTGGATGGTCAGCTGATCACGAATACATTGATAGAAGAGTTGCCGGTGGTGGATGGTGCATTGCATAGTAATGTGGAGAGTGACGTATTGAAATTAGTGGTGGTAAATAGATATCATGCCGCACCGGTTGCCCTGGCGTTTATTAAGCGGTTTGGATTTAAGCGGGGGGCGATAGCGTCTTCTGTGGCGCATGATAGTCATAATATTATTGCAGTGGGTGTGGATGATGAGAGTATTGTAAAGGCTATAAATGCGGTGATTGCATCACAGGGTGGAGTGAGTGTGGTGGATGGTGGCGAGGCAAGGGTGTTGCCGCTGCCGGTGGCGGGGTTGATGAGTAACCTGGATGGGTATGAAGTAGCGGAGCAATATAGTCAGTTGGATAAGGCGGCGAAGGGATTGGGGAGTGAGTTGGGAGCGCCGTTTATGACGTTGTCATTTATGGCGTTGTTGGTAATACCGCATTTGAAATTGAGTGATAAGGGGTTGTTTGATGGGGATAGTTTTAGTTTTACTTCGTTAATAGAAAATAAATAA
- a CDS encoding WYL domain-containing protein translates to MPKNKDAVSRYRWIDERLRNKRLKKPTLDDLIEFVSRKMDKSISVRTIQKDIQDMRHDPELNYHAPIVYDRSSGTYAYEDETYSINNIPIEEADLEGLEIAIGILEQFRSLPVIEQFEDAILKIAASLKQNREVLEHKGMIRFSRATQYKGASHIPSIVDAIKNLDVIRISYQSFDRNEPKEHWVEPYHVREYQSRFYLVGKSQKAKGGTLLTFALDRIMDLWPTDKKFDAKNFDDASYFQHAIGVTVPQGEPEKVLLSFTPHQGKYIKTQPIHPSQQIESDTAEECLISINVVINKELTMLLMSYGANVKVLQPAPLAEQIAAEAKAMLERY, encoded by the coding sequence ATGCCGAAGAATAAGGATGCTGTTTCCCGTTATCGCTGGATTGATGAGCGGTTACGAAATAAACGTCTGAAAAAACCCACCCTCGATGACCTTATTGAGTTTGTCTCCCGAAAAATGGACAAAAGCATCTCTGTACGTACTATCCAAAAGGATATACAGGATATGCGCCATGACCCGGAACTGAATTACCACGCCCCTATTGTATATGATAGGTCGAGTGGTACGTATGCGTATGAAGATGAGACTTACTCTATCAACAATATTCCCATCGAGGAAGCAGACCTGGAAGGCCTGGAAATCGCTATTGGTATATTGGAGCAGTTTCGCAGTCTGCCTGTGATAGAGCAGTTTGAAGATGCGATCCTGAAAATAGCCGCCAGTCTGAAACAAAACCGTGAAGTGCTGGAACACAAAGGCATGATCCGCTTTTCGCGCGCTACACAATACAAAGGAGCATCGCATATTCCTTCGATTGTAGATGCTATTAAGAACCTGGATGTGATCAGGATATCGTACCAGAGCTTTGACCGCAATGAGCCGAAAGAGCACTGGGTAGAGCCCTATCATGTACGTGAATATCAATCCCGCTTTTACCTCGTGGGTAAGAGTCAGAAAGCAAAGGGCGGTACGCTGCTTACCTTTGCACTGGATCGTATCATGGATCTATGGCCGACTGACAAGAAATTTGATGCAAAGAACTTTGATGATGCCAGTTATTTCCAGCATGCTATTGGTGTGACGGTACCACAGGGAGAACCTGAAAAAGTGCTCCTTTCTTTTACACCTCACCAGGGTAAGTATATCAAGACACAACCCATCCATCCTTCACAACAGATTGAATCTGATACGGCAGAAGAATGTCTTATCTCTATCAATGTAGTGATCAATAAGGAGCTGACGATGCTGCTGATGAGTTACGGTGCAAATGTAAAGGTGCTACAGCCTGCACCACTGGCGGAACAAATAGCAGCAGAAGCAAAAGCAATGTTAGAACGTTACTAA
- a CDS encoding peroxiredoxin, protein MSLRLGDIAPNFQAKTSIGEIDFYEYLGDSWGVLFSHPADYTPVCTTELGRTAALKDEFAKRNVKVLALSVDPVDKHLGWINDINETQNTKVEFPIIADEDRKVSNLYDMIHPNASETFTVRSLFIIGPDKKVKLIITYPASTGRNFHEVLRVIDSLQLTANYQVATPANWQDGEDVIVTAAVKTEDIPARFPKGHKIIKPYLRTTPQPNK, encoded by the coding sequence ATGAGCTTAAGACTCGGAGATATAGCACCAAACTTTCAGGCTAAAACATCGATAGGCGAAATTGATTTTTACGAATACCTGGGCGATAGCTGGGGAGTATTGTTCTCTCATCCAGCTGATTATACCCCGGTATGTACTACCGAATTAGGTAGAACCGCGGCTTTGAAAGATGAATTCGCTAAACGTAACGTTAAAGTGCTTGCACTCAGTGTTGACCCCGTGGATAAACACCTCGGCTGGATCAATGATATAAACGAAACCCAGAACACCAAAGTGGAGTTCCCTATCATAGCAGACGAAGACAGGAAAGTGTCTAACCTGTACGATATGATCCACCCAAATGCTTCTGAAACTTTCACCGTTAGGTCACTGTTTATCATTGGCCCGGACAAGAAAGTAAAACTCATCATCACTTACCCGGCTTCTACAGGAAGAAACTTCCACGAAGTATTGCGCGTAATTGACTCCCTGCAGCTGACAGCTAACTATCAGGTAGCTACACCAGCAAACTGGCAGGATGGTGAAGATGTGATCGTAACAGCCGCAGTGAAAACGGAAGACATTCCTGCCCGTTTCCCTAAAGGCCACAAGATCATCAAGCCTTATCTGAGAACAACACCTCAGCCAAACAAATAA
- a CDS encoding RluA family pseudouridine synthase, with translation MRINDLIIKETPDYVIINKPAGVLTIPDRHDNQLSSIQGLLKKHYGNIFTVHRLDKDTSGVILFAKNEVAHKYYSQAFEGRNVQKFYLGLVNGQLTPATGTIEEAIAEHPITKGKMVTAKKGKNAHTDYEVLEAFGLYSLVKLQIHTGRTHQIRVHMKHIGHPIAVDEMYGTNTPILLSAIKKTYKLGKHDVEERPLLSRLALHSFQLHFTDQQGEKQVAEAPLAKDIQAVVTQLRKNSSGYVPKLVL, from the coding sequence ATGCGCATTAACGACCTGATTATAAAAGAAACGCCGGACTATGTGATCATCAACAAACCGGCAGGTGTGCTGACCATTCCGGACAGGCACGACAACCAGCTGTCTTCTATTCAGGGACTGCTGAAAAAGCACTATGGTAATATCTTTACCGTACACAGACTGGACAAGGATACAAGTGGAGTGATCCTCTTTGCTAAAAACGAAGTGGCACACAAGTATTACTCCCAGGCATTCGAAGGCAGAAATGTTCAGAAGTTCTACCTGGGGCTGGTGAACGGTCAGCTGACGCCAGCTACCGGCACCATCGAGGAAGCCATTGCTGAACACCCGATCACAAAGGGTAAGATGGTGACCGCTAAAAAGGGTAAAAACGCCCACACGGATTATGAAGTACTGGAAGCATTTGGCCTGTATAGCCTCGTAAAACTTCAGATTCATACCGGCCGTACCCACCAGATCAGGGTACACATGAAGCATATAGGCCACCCGATAGCAGTAGATGAGATGTATGGTACCAATACTCCTATCCTACTGTCTGCTATCAAAAAGACCTATAAGCTGGGTAAGCATGATGTGGAAGAACGCCCATTGCTGAGCAGATTAGCCTTGCATTCCTTCCAGCTGCACTTTACTGATCAGCAGGGAGAAAAACAGGTAGCAGAGGCGCCATTGGCCAAGGATATCCAGGCGGTGGTGACACAGCTGCGCAAGAATAGCAGCGGGTATGTGCCTAAGCTGGTGTTGTAA
- a CDS encoding pseudouridine synthase: protein MKKNTPAKKGFSPFKENKSRAKGNDSRPAKRSAAGGRPPRKENDGEFRPRKNDGEGFRPRKNEGEGFRPRKNDGEGFQARKNDGEGFRPRKNDGEGFRPRKNDGEGFRGRKSDDGEGFRGRKSDGEGFRPRKNDGEGFRGRKSDDGEGFRGRKSDDGEGFRGRKSNDGEGFRGRKSDERPARRPAGKDENGEPLPAFKKKDQTDGEDASRRNRIKPALKTANGRTPFKPKPGAKRDDSAFHGTDRSDRKGKDERETPSGFNRKKYFDNTNERFAARQERKTAARRDRQGSSTGSFGKKSDREESGVAIEGEMPLNKYIAHCGLCSRRKAVDYVKEGKITVNGTVITEPAFKVTKRDEVTILGKKMHIQKNLVYILLNKPKGYITTTDDPEGRKTVMELIQDATEEERVYPVGRLDRNTSGLLLLTNDGELAQKLSHPKHNIRKIYHVGLNKPLTKAHFEAILAGVTLEDGVANVDVLGYVDNADKTQIGIEIHSGKNRIVRRIFEHLEYEVEKLDRVTYAGLTKKNINRGHWRYLTEKEIILLKHFK, encoded by the coding sequence ATGAAGAAAAATACACCTGCTAAAAAAGGATTCTCTCCTTTCAAGGAAAATAAATCCAGGGCAAAGGGAAATGATTCCCGCCCGGCGAAACGTAGTGCTGCTGGCGGACGTCCGCCACGCAAAGAGAATGATGGAGAATTTCGTCCGCGCAAGAATGATGGAGAGGGTTTCCGTCCACGTAAGAATGAGGGAGAAGGTTTCCGCCCTCGTAAGAACGATGGAGAAGGTTTCCAGGCACGTAAGAACGATGGAGAAGGTTTTCGTCCTCGTAAGAACGATGGAGAAGGTTTTCGCCCTCGTAAGAACGATGGAGAAGGTTTCCGTGGTCGTAAGAGTGATGATGGAGAAGGTTTCCGTGGCCGTAAGAGTGATGGAGAAGGTTTTCGCCCTCGTAAGAACGATGGAGAAGGTTTCCGTGGTCGTAAGAGTGATGATGGAGAAGGTTTCCGTGGCCGTAAGAGTGATGATGGAGAAGGTTTCCGTGGTCGTAAGAGTAATGATGGAGAAGGTTTCCGTGGCCGTAAAAGCGATGAGCGTCCTGCACGCCGCCCCGCTGGCAAAGACGAAAATGGTGAACCACTTCCTGCATTTAAAAAGAAAGATCAAACTGATGGCGAGGATGCTTCCCGCCGTAACAGAATAAAACCAGCGCTAAAAACTGCCAATGGCAGAACACCTTTCAAACCTAAACCAGGTGCGAAACGTGATGACAGCGCCTTCCATGGTACTGATCGTAGTGACAGAAAAGGTAAAGATGAGCGTGAAACCCCAAGTGGTTTCAACCGCAAGAAATATTTCGACAATACCAATGAGCGTTTTGCGGCCAGACAGGAACGTAAAACTGCTGCAAGACGCGACCGTCAAGGATCTTCCACAGGTTCTTTCGGCAAAAAAAGCGACAGAGAAGAATCTGGTGTAGCGATCGAAGGCGAAATGCCACTGAACAAATACATCGCTCATTGCGGCCTTTGCTCCCGTCGTAAAGCTGTAGACTATGTAAAAGAAGGTAAGATCACTGTAAATGGTACCGTCATCACCGAACCTGCCTTCAAAGTCACTAAGAGAGACGAAGTAACCATCCTTGGTAAGAAAATGCACATCCAGAAAAACCTGGTGTACATTCTCCTGAACAAACCAAAAGGCTACATCACCACTACTGACGACCCTGAAGGCCGTAAGACGGTGATGGAACTGATCCAGGATGCTACCGAAGAAGAAAGAGTATACCCTGTAGGTCGCCTGGACCGTAACACCTCTGGTTTGCTCCTGCTCACCAACGATGGTGAACTGGCACAGAAACTCTCACATCCTAAGCACAACATCCGTAAGATCTATCACGTGGGACTGAACAAACCCCTTACCAAAGCACACTTTGAAGCCATCCTGGCAGGTGTGACCCTGGAAGATGGTGTGGCGAATGTAGATGTACTGGGATATGTAGACAACGCTGATAAAACACAGATAGGTATCGAAATTCATAGCGGCAAGAACCGTATCGTTCGCCGTATTTTCGAACACCTGGAATATGAAGTGGAGAAACTGGATCGTGTGACTTACGCGGGATTAACAAAGAAGAACATCAACAGGGGCCACTGGCGCTACCTGACCGAAAAGGAAATCATCCTGCTTAAGCATTTTAAATAA